In the Acidobacteriota bacterium genome, one interval contains:
- a CDS encoding 30S ribosomal protein S12: MPTISQLVRKGRQRVINKTKSPALQSCPQKRGVCVRVFTQTPKKPNSALRKVARVRLTNSIEVTSYIPGEGHNLQEHSLALIRGGRVKDLPGVRYHVVRGTLDTVGVAGRKQSRSKYGAKRPKA, translated from the coding sequence CAACTGGTGCGCAAGGGACGCCAGCGGGTCATCAACAAGACCAAGAGTCCCGCGCTGCAGAGTTGCCCGCAGAAGCGCGGGGTCTGCGTCCGGGTGTTCACGCAGACGCCGAAGAAGCCGAACTCGGCGCTCCGCAAGGTGGCGCGGGTCCGGCTGACCAACAGCATCGAGGTGACCAGCTACATCCCGGGCGAGGGGCACAACCTGCAGGAGCACTCGCTGGCTCTGATACGGGGCGGCCGGGTGAAGGACCTGCCGGGCGTCCGCTATCACGTGGTGCGCGGCACCCTCGACACCGTCGGGGTGGCCGGGCGCAAGCAGAGCCGGTCGAAGTACGGCGCGAAGCGGCCGAAGGCGTAG